In the genome of Bryobacteraceae bacterium, one region contains:
- a CDS encoding response regulator, which translates to MKKILLADDEENLRELVRTTLEDPDFEILDVPDGEQAVAVAQAERPDLIVLDWMMPGLTGPEVARKLRAIPDFADTPIVLLTAKGQDEDRRAGVEAGATCYLVKPFSPIELMEIVQELVT; encoded by the coding sequence ATGAAAAAAATCCTGCTCGCCGACGATGAGGAAAACCTCCGGGAACTGGTGCGAACCACTCTCGAGGACCCGGATTTCGAGATCCTGGACGTGCCCGACGGCGAACAGGCCGTCGCCGTGGCGCAGGCCGAGCGTCCGGATTTGATTGTGCTCGATTGGATGATGCCGGGGCTCACCGGTCCCGAGGTGGCCCGCAAACTCCGGGCCATTCCGGACTTTGCGGATACGCCGATTGTCCTGCTCACCGCCAAGGGGCAAGACGAGGACCGGAGGGCGGGCGTCGAGGCGGGAGCCACCTGCTATCTTGTGAAACCCTTCAGCCCCATCGAACTCATGGAAATCGTCCAGGAGTTGGTGACATGA
- a CDS encoding PAS domain-containing protein, whose protein sequence is MSAFTDRYPPELARMLEEPGLPAIGVDEIGIVRDVTAAFESLWDWPRSRVVGLPVGELIPPDFLSAHHAAFSRFVLTGSGSMLDQQLAVSIIDGGGRIVPVEMSLHAGRADAGWRFVAIARAPAPVEAS, encoded by the coding sequence ATGAGCGCCTTCACCGATCGCTATCCGCCGGAACTGGCCCGGATGCTCGAGGAGCCAGGCCTGCCCGCCATTGGCGTGGACGAGATCGGCATCGTTCGGGACGTCACCGCCGCGTTCGAGTCGCTCTGGGACTGGCCGCGAAGCCGCGTAGTGGGGCTGCCCGTGGGCGAACTGATCCCGCCGGATTTCCTCAGCGCCCACCACGCCGCCTTTTCGCGGTTCGTGCTGACCGGATCGGGATCGATGCTCGACCAGCAACTCGCCGTGTCGATAATCGACGGCGGCGGGCGGATCGTTCCGGTGGAGATGTCGCTGCATGCCGGACGCGCGGACGCGGGCTGGCGGTTCGTGGCGATTGCCCGCGCTCCGGCGCCGGTGGAGGCTTCGTGA
- a CDS encoding PAS domain S-box protein yields the protein MNGRPVNPALPETVPLAVLAQACEPGQPPPASPTQDSLHPLVAALQSTLGRMDLAFAAMDEAVAWTDAAGRIQWCNRSFTRLASQKLFHLLGQDITRMLPVANGGAAVRPEDHPVVRALAGRAGERSRGHYEIERSGSKRHVEIQCTRFGNVEQLLVLIRDMTERVWAESWLERSGARTELLRSAASAANESISPVDATRRILELLCRHTAWPVGSAFFAEPQSDGGVRLTGTPRGWCADSSRFGLFRMASEQAIFHGGEGIPGRVYQTRAPLWCHQVCEDSRFAASGAAYGAIRTVFAFPVFQGREVGAVIEIASADEIEEDPDLNELAEEIATHLGHAFERHRAAAELRRANEDLERRVAARTADLSALNTSLMREVADRQQVEANLRETTTRHRDLVQSVRDVMFSVGRSGRIESLNPAFEKLTGFRSSEWVARRVLQLVHPEDRRTLALQFRSALAGGATAPIEARVRTKRGKWVTLELTMAPRRVHGGSSGVLGVARDITERVETEHRLRLHERAIDSASDGIFLIDAIDPEQPVIYANSGLERITGYARSAIAGRSWMQLLGTEREAVSRTLENALDPNVANTVEIETARADGSHYWCRIALTPVLDAAGCVTHFVGILTDISQQKEADRLKNELVATVSHELRTPLTSLRGFAELMLQREYPPEKQKRFLGIINKEATRLANLINDFLDIQRIESGRQTYNFDSMPIRAVFHETAALFKGSSQIHTFTVDAPEDLVVVADGERIRQVFANLVSNAVKFSPAGGPVRLRLVREDGHARCSVIDSGLGISEENLARLFQKFSRIDNSDTRKIGGTGLGLALVKQIVEAHRGTIAVESAPGKGSTFSFTIPLA from the coding sequence GTGAACGGCCGCCCGGTGAATCCGGCGCTTCCGGAGACCGTGCCGCTTGCCGTGCTGGCGCAGGCGTGCGAACCCGGACAGCCGCCGCCCGCTTCTCCCACTCAGGACTCGCTCCACCCGTTGGTGGCGGCGCTTCAGTCGACACTCGGCCGGATGGACCTCGCCTTTGCCGCGATGGACGAAGCCGTTGCCTGGACCGACGCCGCGGGCCGGATCCAATGGTGCAACCGTTCCTTCACCCGGCTCGCAAGCCAGAAACTCTTCCACCTCCTGGGCCAGGACATCACGCGGATGCTCCCGGTTGCCAACGGCGGCGCCGCGGTGCGTCCGGAGGATCATCCGGTGGTCCGGGCGCTCGCGGGAAGGGCCGGCGAGCGGTCCCGCGGCCACTACGAGATCGAACGGAGCGGATCGAAGCGGCACGTGGAGATTCAGTGCACGCGTTTCGGAAACGTGGAGCAGTTGCTCGTGCTGATCCGGGACATGACCGAAAGGGTCTGGGCCGAGTCCTGGCTCGAGCGAAGCGGGGCGCGGACCGAACTCCTGCGGTCGGCCGCTTCGGCGGCTAACGAATCGATTTCTCCGGTGGACGCGACGCGGCGCATCCTCGAACTGCTGTGCCGCCACACGGCCTGGCCGGTGGGTAGCGCCTTCTTCGCGGAGCCGCAGTCTGACGGCGGCGTCCGGCTTACCGGCACGCCGCGCGGCTGGTGCGCGGACTCGAGCCGTTTCGGTCTGTTCCGAATGGCGTCGGAACAGGCGATTTTCCACGGCGGCGAAGGAATACCTGGAAGGGTTTACCAGACGCGGGCGCCCCTGTGGTGTCACCAGGTGTGCGAAGACAGCCGGTTTGCCGCCAGCGGCGCCGCGTATGGCGCGATTCGGACGGTATTTGCGTTCCCGGTCTTTCAAGGCAGGGAAGTGGGGGCGGTCATCGAGATCGCGAGCGCCGACGAGATCGAGGAGGACCCGGATCTGAACGAACTGGCCGAGGAGATCGCCACCCATCTCGGCCACGCTTTCGAACGTCATCGCGCGGCCGCGGAACTGCGGCGCGCCAACGAGGATCTCGAGCGCCGCGTCGCCGCGCGCACGGCGGACCTCTCCGCCTTGAATACGTCACTGATGCGCGAAGTGGCGGACCGGCAGCAGGTGGAGGCGAATCTTCGGGAGACCACGACACGCCATCGCGACCTCGTGCAATCGGTGCGCGACGTCATGTTCTCAGTGGGCCGGAGCGGTCGGATCGAGTCATTGAACCCCGCCTTCGAGAAACTGACCGGGTTTCGGAGCTCGGAGTGGGTCGCCCGGCGGGTGCTGCAGTTGGTGCATCCGGAAGACCGGCGAACGCTGGCGCTGCAGTTCCGCTCGGCGCTGGCCGGCGGCGCAACGGCTCCCATTGAGGCGCGGGTCCGGACCAAGCGCGGCAAGTGGGTGACGCTCGAGTTGACGATGGCTCCGCGCCGCGTCCACGGCGGCTCCTCGGGGGTGCTCGGCGTCGCCCGCGATATTACCGAGCGCGTTGAGACCGAGCACCGCCTCCGCCTTCATGAGCGGGCGATCGATTCGGCTTCCGACGGCATCTTCCTGATCGACGCGATCGATCCGGAGCAACCCGTGATTTACGCCAACAGCGGCCTCGAGCGAATCACCGGCTACGCCAGGAGCGCCATCGCCGGGCGAAGCTGGATGCAACTGCTCGGGACGGAGCGGGAAGCGGTGTCGCGGACTCTCGAAAACGCGCTCGACCCGAATGTCGCCAATACGGTGGAGATCGAAACGGCCCGCGCCGACGGCTCCCACTACTGGTGCCGCATCGCGCTGACGCCGGTGCTCGATGCGGCCGGCTGCGTCACCCACTTCGTCGGCATCCTCACCGACATCAGCCAGCAAAAAGAAGCCGACCGTCTGAAGAACGAACTGGTGGCCACCGTGAGCCACGAACTGCGCACGCCGTTGACGAGCCTCCGCGGGTTCGCCGAGTTGATGCTGCAGCGCGAGTATCCGCCGGAGAAGCAAAAACGATTCCTCGGCATCATCAACAAGGAAGCGACGCGGCTCGCCAATCTCATCAACGACTTCCTCGATATTCAACGCATCGAATCCGGCCGCCAGACTTACAACTTCGATAGCATGCCCATCCGCGCGGTCTTCCATGAAACGGCGGCGCTGTTCAAGGGCTCGAGCCAGATTCATACGTTTACCGTCGACGCGCCGGAAGACCTCGTCGTCGTGGCCGACGGCGAACGCATCCGTCAGGTGTTCGCCAATCTGGTCTCGAACGCGGTGAAGTTCTCCCCCGCCGGCGGACCGGTCCGGCTTCGTCTGGTGCGCGAGGATGGCCATGCCCGTTGCTCGGTCATCGACTCCGGACTCGGCATCAGCGAGGAGAATCTCGCACGGCTGTTTCAGAAGTTCTCCCGTATCGACAATTCCGATACGCGGAAGATTGGCGGCACCGGCCTCGGCTTGGCGCTCGTGAAGCAGATCGTCGAGGCTCATCGCGGAACCATCGCCGTCGAGTCCGCGCCCGGCAAGGGAAGCACGTTCTCTTTCACCATTCCCCTTGCCTGA
- a CDS encoding alpha/beta hydrolase translates to MHRAAVAPVIALLVAAVVAGQPPSPRLERDIPYAQPKNPRQLLDVYAPASGAKRPVVVWVHGGGWMHGSKEAVDSKPAAFTARGLVFVAMNYRFVPAVTMDEIVRDVARATGWVHANIARYGGDPERILLMGHSAGAQLAALLCTDESYLKAQGAPLRAIRGCVPVDGDTYDVPLQVATATARRVRERQPTPKMGHPEKFGDLAAQRRLSAVNHVARGRGIPPFLILHVAAHTDTSAQAYRLWQALDTAGIRAKLFAAPDTDHVKLDRDLGVAGDPATKALFEFVDEALASR, encoded by the coding sequence ATGCATCGAGCCGCCGTCGCCCCGGTGATCGCACTCCTCGTGGCCGCCGTCGTGGCTGGCCAGCCGCCCTCCCCCCGCCTCGAACGAGACATCCCCTACGCCCAGCCGAAAAATCCGCGCCAACTGTTGGACGTTTATGCCCCCGCCTCGGGCGCGAAACGCCCCGTCGTCGTGTGGGTTCATGGCGGCGGGTGGATGCACGGCAGCAAGGAAGCGGTCGATAGCAAGCCGGCCGCGTTCACCGCGCGCGGCCTGGTCTTTGTCGCCATGAATTACCGCTTTGTCCCGGCGGTGACAATGGACGAAATCGTGCGCGACGTCGCCAGGGCCACGGGCTGGGTCCACGCGAACATCGCCCGCTACGGCGGAGATCCGGAGCGTATTCTGCTCATGGGCCACTCTGCCGGCGCGCAACTGGCGGCTCTTCTGTGTACCGATGAAAGCTATCTCAAGGCCCAGGGGGCGCCGCTGCGCGCGATCCGCGGATGCGTTCCCGTGGACGGCGATACCTACGACGTCCCGCTCCAAGTGGCCACCGCTACGGCCCGCCGGGTCCGCGAGCGGCAGCCTACGCCGAAGATGGGGCATCCGGAGAAGTTCGGCGATCTCGCCGCGCAAAGGCGCCTCTCGGCGGTGAACCACGTAGCGCGCGGACGAGGCATTCCTCCGTTCCTGATTCTGCACGTGGCCGCGCACACCGATACGTCGGCGCAGGCTTACCGGTTGTGGCAGGCGCTCGACACGGCGGGCATACGCGCGAAGCTGTTCGCGGCGCCCGACACCGACCATGTGAAGCTCGACCGCGATCTCGGCGTGGCAGGCGATCCGGCGACGAAGGCGCTATTCGAATTCGTCGACGAAGCCCTCGCCTCGCGCTAG
- a CDS encoding sugar phosphate isomerase/epimerase: MNLPARALPVLAATFALAAAEPRWTHLSSTTGEMPVPAGSHQQTGVLVADFDKNGSQDFVISFRVKAPALAFFRRMGSGWLEYVIEPEFLRMEAGGAAHDIDGDGDLDIVFGNDASGNGLWWWENPAPDFDAAIPWKRHVIKQGGANQHHDQIFADFLGTGKPQLAYWNQRAKTLFLAPVPADPRAGPWTGTVVFSGQAGEGVERAAAYAEGIDAFDIDGDGRKDLLAGNYWFKHTGGTDFKAIRIGPTGGRIRAGSFRKGKAAGIVIGPGDGSGPLTMYECAGNPVEESCWKGRDLLGRDMVHGHTLDLGDVDGDGHLDIFAAEMAKWTSGPKVDRPEAESWILYGDGKGGFRKTVFTKGHGWHEGRLGDLDGDGDLDVLGKPYTWNAPRIDAWLNNGTAPRGLPRKPVGMELWTYRKELAKDLPGTLAMIRAMGFTEIETASFYGRTAAEFRKALDEHGLTCSSYITGYARLNKEMDAVIADAKALGAGYVLTAGIPRKGDLTRPVALQAAMDFNAWGAKLHASGLRFAYHPHGFEFVREGSGTLFDLLLRETRPDLVDFELDVFWVAHGGGDPLRYMEHQGKRFPLVHLKDIAKGTPTGVTTGRAPDETSVALGAGQIDWRRFLRAADKAGVKHYYIEDESPDAQKQVPLTMDFLRGLR, encoded by the coding sequence GTGAACCTCCCTGCCCGCGCTCTCCCCGTATTGGCCGCCACGTTTGCCCTTGCCGCCGCCGAGCCCCGCTGGACCCACCTCTCGAGCACGACCGGCGAAATGCCTGTTCCCGCGGGATCGCATCAGCAGACCGGCGTCCTCGTCGCCGACTTCGACAAGAACGGCTCCCAGGATTTCGTCATCTCGTTCCGCGTGAAGGCGCCCGCGCTCGCATTCTTCCGCCGCATGGGCTCCGGCTGGCTTGAGTACGTCATTGAGCCTGAATTCCTGCGCATGGAAGCCGGCGGCGCCGCCCACGACATTGATGGCGACGGCGACCTCGACATCGTCTTCGGGAACGACGCCTCGGGCAATGGCTTGTGGTGGTGGGAGAACCCGGCGCCCGATTTCGACGCCGCCATCCCCTGGAAACGCCACGTCATCAAGCAGGGCGGCGCCAACCAGCATCACGACCAGATTTTCGCGGACTTCCTCGGGACCGGCAAACCACAGCTCGCCTACTGGAACCAGCGAGCCAAAACGTTGTTCCTGGCGCCGGTTCCGGCCGATCCCCGCGCTGGCCCCTGGACCGGGACGGTTGTCTTCTCCGGGCAGGCAGGCGAAGGCGTCGAGCGCGCCGCCGCCTACGCCGAAGGGATCGACGCATTCGATATCGACGGCGACGGCCGCAAGGATCTGCTGGCCGGCAACTACTGGTTCAAACACACCGGAGGCACGGACTTCAAGGCCATCCGCATCGGACCGACGGGCGGCCGCATCCGCGCCGGAAGCTTCCGGAAGGGCAAGGCGGCCGGAATCGTGATCGGCCCGGGCGACGGCAGCGGTCCGCTCACCATGTATGAGTGCGCCGGCAACCCGGTCGAGGAGTCCTGCTGGAAAGGGCGCGACCTGCTGGGACGCGACATGGTTCACGGGCATACGCTCGACCTGGGCGATGTCGACGGCGACGGGCATCTGGATATCTTCGCCGCCGAGATGGCGAAATGGACCAGCGGCCCGAAGGTGGACCGTCCCGAAGCCGAATCATGGATCCTCTACGGCGACGGCAAAGGCGGCTTCCGGAAGACGGTCTTCACGAAGGGCCACGGGTGGCACGAAGGACGGCTCGGCGACCTGGACGGCGACGGCGATCTGGACGTGCTCGGCAAGCCTTACACGTGGAACGCGCCGCGCATCGACGCATGGCTCAACAACGGCACGGCGCCGCGCGGGCTTCCACGCAAACCTGTGGGCATGGAACTTTGGACCTATCGCAAGGAACTGGCGAAAGACCTGCCTGGTACGCTTGCGATGATTCGCGCGATGGGATTCACAGAGATCGAGACGGCGAGCTTTTACGGCCGGACCGCGGCCGAGTTCCGGAAGGCGCTGGACGAACACGGCCTCACCTGCTCGAGCTACATCACCGGCTACGCGCGCCTCAATAAAGAGATGGACGCCGTCATCGCGGACGCAAAGGCGCTGGGCGCCGGGTACGTGCTCACAGCCGGCATCCCGCGGAAAGGCGATCTCACGCGGCCGGTGGCGCTGCAGGCCGCCATGGACTTCAACGCCTGGGGCGCCAAACTCCACGCCTCCGGACTCCGCTTCGCCTATCATCCACACGGCTTCGAATTCGTCCGCGAAGGCAGTGGTACGCTGTTCGATCTGCTGCTTCGCGAAACGCGGCCGGATCTCGTCGATTTCGAGCTTGACGTCTTCTGGGTGGCGCACGGCGGCGGCGACCCGCTCCGGTATATGGAGCACCAGGGCAAACGGTTCCCGCTCGTGCACCTCAAGGACATCGCCAAAGGCACTCCCACCGGAGTGACGACGGGACGGGCGCCTGACGAAACGAGCGTCGCGCTCGGCGCGGGGCAGATCGACTGGCGGCGTTTTCTTCGCGCGGCCGACAAGGCCGGAGTGAAGCACTACTACATTGAAGACGAGAGTCCGGACGCGCAGAAGCAAGTGCCGCTCACGATGGACTTCCTGCGCGGCCTACGCTAG
- a CDS encoding transketolase → MPNSDLAAKAIEIRRGIIEMVYRAQSGHIGGSLSAVEILVALYYRAMRHDAANPAWAERDRFILSKGHCTPVLYAVLADCGYFPKDDLATFRRPGSHLQGHPYQPKTRGVEASTGTLGLGISTAMGMALAAKLRGRRHRVFVLCGDGEVQEGQCWEAAMFASKYGLDNVVAFIDRNYLQTDGNSEDIMPLDPLAAKWEAFGWRTAEIDGHDFGAILDAVAASGPGSGKPTMIVARTLKGKGVAFMEDDNHWHGAPPTEEQYRRAMAALGVVHSLGVERATGVEHE, encoded by the coding sequence TTGCCCAATAGCGACCTCGCCGCCAAGGCGATCGAGATCCGGCGCGGCATCATCGAGATGGTGTATCGCGCGCAATCCGGCCATATCGGCGGGAGCCTGAGCGCCGTGGAGATTCTCGTGGCGCTCTACTATCGCGCGATGCGGCACGACGCGGCGAATCCCGCCTGGGCCGAACGCGACCGGTTCATCCTTTCCAAGGGCCATTGCACGCCGGTGTTGTACGCCGTGCTCGCGGATTGCGGCTACTTTCCGAAAGACGACCTCGCGACGTTCCGGCGGCCCGGATCGCACCTGCAGGGACACCCGTATCAGCCCAAGACTAGGGGCGTGGAGGCATCCACGGGGACGCTCGGGCTTGGCATTTCCACCGCGATGGGCATGGCCCTGGCGGCGAAGCTCCGCGGGCGGCGGCATCGCGTGTTCGTGCTGTGCGGAGACGGCGAGGTGCAGGAGGGCCAGTGCTGGGAGGCGGCGATGTTCGCCAGCAAGTACGGACTTGATAACGTGGTTGCCTTCATCGACCGGAACTACCTTCAAACGGATGGCAATTCCGAGGACATCATGCCGCTCGATCCTCTGGCCGCGAAATGGGAGGCGTTCGGATGGCGGACCGCGGAGATCGACGGCCATGACTTCGGCGCGATTCTCGACGCGGTGGCGGCCTCCGGTCCAGGTTCCGGCAAACCCACGATGATCGTCGCGCGCACGCTCAAGGGCAAAGGCGTCGCGTTTATGGAAGACGACAACCATTGGCACGGCGCACCGCCGACCGAAGAGCAGTACCGCCGCGCGATGGCGGCTCTGGGTGTCGTGCATTCCCTCGGTGTCGAGCGTGCCACCGGTGTCGAGCATGAGTGA